The following DNA comes from Deltaproteobacteria bacterium.
ACTGCCTATGAGGTGCTGCCCCATAAGCTCCGTCTAGGATTCAATGGCTACTATCTCAAACAGCTCACCAATGACGAGATGGACGGGAACAGTATTTCCGGCACCAAGGAACAGGTATTTGCCTTTGGCCCTGGTATGGTCTGGCATTTTTCCCGGGACGATCATCTTTTCTTCAACGCCTATTTCGAGACGGCAGCCGAGAACCGGCCGCAAGGCTACAGGTTGAATCTCCGCTGGACGCATCATTTCTAGGAGAAAGGGGATGCGGCGGGGCGAGGCCTGCTCTGGCTCATCCTTATCTCTGTGGCAGCGATGCTCAAACTGCGACCTAAATATTGCAGCGGGGCGCTACTTCCATGGATCTAATTAAGAAAGAATTGTTTTGGGGCGAATCTTGAATAGTAAAAAGGGTAGTGGGAGCGGTCACGCCCACGGCGTGGCCGCGACAAAGCATCGCGGCCACGATTGAACCGGGCTATATAGATTTCCTGGTGAAGTGCACCACTTTTTTCTCTCGCTGATAATATTTTGGCATAGCTGAGATGCGGCGCACAGACCACCGCGGAGCCAAAAAATCTTCAATGAACGAGAGCACCTCGATGTATTCGTCCTGTATGTAGCGGGGTGGATAGAGTTTTGCGAGTTCTGCTGGTTCCGACCTGAGTTCATTGCGGATATGGTAGACGGGCCGAACTATGAAGAGGAGTTCCGTGCGGGCCAGAGACTCGAGGACGCCAAGTATGAGGGGAATCTTTCCCTTCCTGATACTAAACCTTCCCAGATAGTCTATGAGCATAACAATGTCAAAGGTGTCGGCTACCTGCTGGAGGTTTTCTATGTTGTCCACCATGAATTCAGTAGCGTGGGACTCGTAAAGCGCGGCTAGAATACGACATCCTTCGATGATGTCCGGATGGTTGTCTACCCCGAGCACTTTTCTTGCCCCCAACTTTTCGGCAAGAAAAGAAAAGTAGCCGAAATTACAACCAAAATCTACCACTGACTTGTCGCGGAAATCCACCTTTGAAAAATCTTGGACCAGTTCATCCCGGGCAGGATGATAGCCTGCCACCAGGAGGTTTCCCCTGTGGTCATAGATGGAGCGGTAGACATCCTTGGGTCCGAGATTATCTATGATGTTGCGCAACCGTTCCCACAGCAGTTGCCGGGAATGATCGTCCTCGTTGTTCAGCCCGGGAGCAGGGCTAGTCTTGTG
Coding sequences within:
- a CDS encoding class I SAM-dependent methyltransferase, whose amino-acid sequence is MTNDGASHKTSPAPGLNNEDDHSRQLLWERLRNIIDNLGPKDVYRSIYDHRGNLLVAGYHPARDELVQDFSKVDFRDKSVVDFGCNFGYFSFLAEKLGARKVLGVDNHPDIIEGCRILAALYESHATEFMVDNIENLQQVADTFDIVMLIDYLGRFSIRKGKIPLILGVLESLARTELLFIVRPVYHIRNELRSEPAELAKLYPPRYIQDEYIEVLSFIEDFLAPRWSVRRISAMPKYYQREKKVVHFTRKSI